Part of the Brevibacillus brevis genome is shown below.
CTTTACCTTCGAGCTGCCGGACAAGTTTGAACTGGCGAAGCTGGAGGAAGGCACCTTGGATGGCGACGTAGGGACCTACGAAGTGACAAGGGACGGGACAGTCACGCTCACTTTCAACGAGTCCATTGACGATGGAACGGAAGTTGAGGGCAATTTCTATGTCTGGCGTCAATTTGACGAAAGCAAATTCGAGGGAGGCACGAAGCAGAAAATCGAATTTGGACTGGACGGAATCGCGCCCATTCAAGTGCACTTCCAAGGCAAAAATACCGGCGACATCGAGAAGAACGGCAAAGCGGACAAGAGCATGAATCCCGGAACGATTGACTGGACCGTGGATTTCAACCCGGGAGAAAAATCGATCAAGAATGCGGTCTTTCGGGATGAGTTGCCGGCTGGCTTGAAGCTGGATCTGAATTCCGTCAAGGTAACCGCGCTCGAGGTCCAACTGGATGGCTCGGTCAAGGAAGCGGGCACGGTGAGCAAGACACCCGAGGAGCTGACGGATGCCAACGGCTTTACCATTCCATTCGGCGACATCGACAGCGCCTACCGGGTGACGTACACGACAAGCATCACGGACAAGACCGACCAGAGCTTTGCCAACAAAGCGACGGTCACGTCAGACGATCTGTCCCAGCCGTGGCAGGATACGGCGAGTATCCCCGCCAAATACAGCAAGCCATTGGCAAAAGATTCGAAGGGTTACAATTCCACAACCCAAACGATCGATTGGGCGATCTACTACAATTACAACGAGCAGCATCTGGATCTTGGCAACGCATGGATCGAGGACACTTTTGATGACAGCCAGGAGCTGATTGAGAGCTCTTTGAAAGTCTATCAAGTGACGATCGGCGACGACGGGAAAGGGACTCGAGTCGGAAACGAGCTTGCTCTTGGGACCGACTACACCCTGGATAACCAAGGAAATGGCTTCCGCCTGGAGTTTACCGCTTCTGGCGGCATCGACAACGCCTATGAAATCACCTATCAGACCAAGCCAAAAGACCGCGTCTACGCGAATGCCACGATCGCAAACGAAGTGAAAATGTACAATCAGGCGACAGTGACCTGGGAGAGAAAGATTCAGGAGAACATTTTCGCGAAAAACGTAAACAAGATCGACTACGCGAGCAAGACGATCGACTGGCGGATGAGCCTGAACATGGACGCTCCCTCAGGTCCTTGGGACATGAGCAATGTCGTCATCAAAGACCGGTTCGAAAAGCAGGGATTGAAGTTCTTGCCGGACAGCTTGAACATTCCCGGGCTGAAAAAAGGTGACGATTATACCGTTACAGCGGATGCGGACAATGAAGGGTTTACCCTTGCGTTCAAGGGAACGATATCGGGCTCCTATGAAATCACCTACAGCACTTCCTTTGATCCTCGCATTCCGGATCGTCCCAAAAACTACACGAACGATGCCACGCTGACGTGGGACGACCATAAGAGCGTAGGGCATACGCTCGTCAAAACGGCTTCGGTCACTCCGGACAGCTATACCACGAACAACGGAAACAAAACAGGCTGGTATGACGCCGAGAAGAAGATCATCACGTGGACCATTGACATCAACTACAATCTGTATGAGATCGAAAACGCGGTGATTCAAGATGTGTATTCAGGCGATCAGACTTTTCTGGACGAATCGTTGACCGTGAATGAACTCGAGCTGACAGGCGGGGCCAACGGAGTAAAAACCGTCGGGGATCCGATCCAGCCGAAGCGCTTTGAAAAAATCCAAAACGCGGATGGCGACGGCTTCATCCTGGAGCTAGGCAATATCACCAAGGCTTATCGCATCACGTATAAGACGAGCCTCGAAGGCTATGACGTGCTGGACGAATACAAGAACAACGCGACCTTGCATAACGGAGAGCCAACGGGCACGCCGTTGTACCAAGGCTCTGCGACCATCAAACCGACTTACGGCGGCAAGTACATTCTCAAGTCGGGCAAACAGGGCACCCTTGAGGATGAGGAATTCGCTTTCTGGACAGTGACGATCAACCCCAGCCAGTCTGCCATCGGTGCGGGAGCCGTACTGACCGATACGCCTGATAAACAGCTCCTCATTGCGGACTCGTTCAAGCTCTATTCGACGAACGTGAATGCAAACGGGGCTCTAACCAAAGGGGCGGAAGTGGACAGCTCCGATTACACCTTGGTGGTAAAGGATAACACCTTTACCCTGACGTTCAAGAAGGAACTGAGCCGGGCGTACATCCTGGAGTACAAAACGTTTATTAATGCAAACCACGGCGAGACCATCACGAATGCTGCCTCCTTCCACGGCGTCACCGTAACGGGACGCGATGAAAACGGCAATGAAGGAATTCGCGTCATCCTGTCCGGAGCTGGAGGAGGCGGAGCGACCCCGTCCGGCAATCTGAAGGTGGTCAAAGTCGACGCCGACAATCCGGCGACGACATTGCCAGGTGCAGTTTTCGCCTTGTACGACAAGTCAGGCAAAACCTTGATCAAAGAAGTGGAAACGGACAACAATGGCGTAGCGCTTTTCGAGAATCTGAAGCTCAAGACGTACATTCTGAAGGAAGTGGCGGCTCCTGACGGATATGTGATCGATCCTGACTACCTGGCCGGGAAAAAGATCACGTTGAAGGAAGCGGCGTCTGATCCGGCTGCCGGAATCGTCGGCTGCGCAGCACCAGCCTCTTCCGATGGGGAAGCTGCACCGCTTCCTGAATGCGGCCTCACGATAGGCAACAAGCTGCTGCGTCAAGGCTTTGAGTTTACGAAAGTCGATGCGGCCGATCATGCGGTTCCACTCGCAGGTGCGGTCTTCCAGCTGCAGTATGAGA
Proteins encoded:
- a CDS encoding collagen binding domain-containing protein codes for the protein MQRKYWSIAVAFMLIIHSFFGMASAVHAETTGQTEVTNGDVVPGDGSGTTDGGTDTDGGTNPDGGTNPDGGTNPDGGTNPDGGTNPDGGTNPDGGTNPDGGTNPDGGTNPDGGTNPDGGTNPDGGTTPPDGGTNPDGGTTPPDGGTNPDGGTTPPDGGTTPPDGGTTPPDGGTTPPDGGTTPPDGGTTPPDGGVVTPPTEPLPEPPPVVPDPEETIIKENIITSVVMKGENGTSIEEFRPEQGSRVQIDFTWKLPGGHSYSNGATFTFELPDKFELAKLEEGTLDGDVGTYEVTRDGTVTLTFNESIDDGTEVEGNFYVWRQFDESKFEGGTKQKIEFGLDGIAPIQVHFQGKNTGDIEKNGKADKSMNPGTIDWTVDFNPGEKSIKNAVFRDELPAGLKLDLNSVKVTALEVQLDGSVKEAGTVSKTPEELTDANGFTIPFGDIDSAYRVTYTTSITDKTDQSFANKATVTSDDLSQPWQDTASIPAKYSKPLAKDSKGYNSTTQTIDWAIYYNYNEQHLDLGNAWIEDTFDDSQELIESSLKVYQVTIGDDGKGTRVGNELALGTDYTLDNQGNGFRLEFTASGGIDNAYEITYQTKPKDRVYANATIANEVKMYNQATVTWERKIQENIFAKNVNKIDYASKTIDWRMSLNMDAPSGPWDMSNVVIKDRFEKQGLKFLPDSLNIPGLKKGDDYTVTADADNEGFTLAFKGTISGSYEITYSTSFDPRIPDRPKNYTNDATLTWDDHKSVGHTLVKTASVTPDSYTTNNGNKTGWYDAEKKIITWTIDINYNLYEIENAVIQDVYSGDQTFLDESLTVNELELTGGANGVKTVGDPIQPKRFEKIQNADGDGFILELGNITKAYRITYKTSLEGYDVLDEYKNNATLHNGEPTGTPLYQGSATIKPTYGGKYILKSGKQGTLEDEEFAFWTVTINPSQSAIGAGAVLTDTPDKQLLIADSFKLYSTNVNANGALTKGAEVDSSDYTLVVKDNTFTLTFKKELSRAYILEYKTFINANHGETITNAASFHGVTVTGRDENGNEGIRVILSGAGGGGATPSGNLKVVKVDADNPATTLPGAVFALYDKSGKTLIKEVETDNNGVALFENLKLKTYILKEVAAPDGYVIDPDYLAGKKITLKEAASDPAAGIVGCAAPASSDGEAAPLPECGLTIGNKLLRQGFEFTKVDAADHAVPLAGAVFQLQYENGDGSLEDVAVLTSDANGKVSKGDLKPGKYLLTETKAPKGYKLDSTPIEFMIAANQTQILKQDIENKINVGAVELLKVDHYSGEPLAGVEFNLEDAKGNVVYQGATGLDGKLSVDELKAGLYRFVETKTLADYELAAPYEFELTEEGTLKLTITNKLIPGSVKLIKVRAGYPNHKLKGAVFSLENENGEIIKDKDGKEMTGLVTNENGELEISGLNPGKYQFVETKAPAGYVKNNEPVPFEIIRSQTETKEVVVENKVASSGGGGGGNGGGGDNGGGGDNGGGGDNGGGGDNGGGGDNGGGGDNGGGGDNGGGGDNGGGGDNGGGGDNGGGGDNGGGGDNGGGGDNGGGGDNGGGGSDDDKPDRDKSDKPDKPAKPTQPGSTGGSSTGGSSTGGTGTPVQPTVPVTPTIPGQGSTQGPTDNANAGQTNPAAGSGNPSGAVDADQSNQANNNGDVMEQADQAAPSGAVLPKTGEEASAGTLYAGIASILVGITILLSRKKQRA